A window of Phaseolus vulgaris cultivar G19833 chromosome 4, P. vulgaris v2.0, whole genome shotgun sequence genomic DNA:
CAGGAGGGAGTCCTGAATTTTGATGAAATCCTGCGGGAGACTGATGCATTCATGGTGGCCCGTGGTGATCTTGGAATGGAGATCCCAGTTGAAAAGATTTTTCTGGCACAGAAAATGATGATATACAAGTGTAATCTTGTTGGGAAGCCTGTGGTCACTGCCACCCAAATGCTTGAATCAATGATCAAGTCCCCCAGGCCAACCCGAGCTGAAGCAACTGATGTAGCCAATGCAGTTCTTGATGGAACAGATTGTGTCATGCTTAGTGGTGAAAGTGCTGCCGGGGCTTACCCTGAACTTGCTGTGAAAATCATGTCTCGTATTTGCATTGAAGCAGAATCATCCCTTGACTATGGTGCTATCTTCAAAGAGATGATAAGGTCAACCCCCTTGCCTATGAGTCCACTGGAAAGCCTTGCATCCTCTGCTGTCCGCACAGCTAACAAGGCCAGAGCAAAACTCATTGTTGTGCTGACACGTGGTGGCTCGACAGCCAAATTGGTTGCCAAGTATAGGCCAGCGGTTCCAATATTGTCAGTGGTGGTTCCAGTTTTGACCACAGACTCGTTTGATTGGACCTGCAGTGATGAGACCCCAGCAAGGCACAGCTTAATCTACAGGGGCTTGATTCCTATTTTGGGCGAGGGATCTGCTAAAGCTACTGATGCTGAATCCACAGAGGTGATTCTGGAAGCTGCTCTCAAGTCTGCAACAGAAAAGGGGCTTTGTCAGCCTGGTGATGCTGTTGTTGCGCTGCATCGTATTGGAGCTGCCTCTGTTATCAAGATTTGCATAGTGAAATAATCAACTCAAGATATGGTGATGAGCTGAATGTGTTATTCGCCTGCGTGGCACAAACTGATGCAGGGCTAGCCTATGTTTTTGGCTTTTTATTTGTGAAACTTTTGTGCTGTTTATCCATTATATCATAAAATGGAAGATTTAGTTACTAGTTTTAGATGGAGTGAGTTTTGTTATTCACTGTTAATGCTGCGGAGTACTTCTAATTTCTATAAGAGATTTCATGGAGATAAATCAGTATTCTTGCTTTTTGACGTATGATTGGTTTTGCTCTGATAGATACCctgttttttttcattatttcatTTAGCGATACAAAATGGTTCTGATAAAGAAAGCTTCTCAACGAACGAACACGGTAATGCCATTATAACATAGCCATAAAAAACGAAGTGATGGGTCTTgtattaaaaacagtaaacttCATTGATTAATGTTTATTTGTGTGTCTGAAATACAAGTAGAGTTGAGTTTTGTTGTCCCCATAAGCCATCCATAATGTTTTTTCTTTACATTGTTTTACACAAATAAAAAGTTGTTCTATATTTTTTAGGCTTATACATAAACAAGTTAATACTAGAACACTTATTTTATTCCACAATTTACAAACATATGTTTTGCTCACATGATATTACTATGATTAATTATCATCCTTTTTTAAGTTTGAAAGTTTGGAATTTTGTGAATCCGTACCTCAACTTTGtagaactaaaataaaaagatatctttaaattatataatcaacttttaagtataatattataaaattaaagtcAATCATACTCATATTTGAACATCTGTATTCATTTGTTAATGGTTAAAAATACAACTTTTGTTATTTAAGAAACACATTAGCCTAGTATGTAACCTTAAAAATGTTTTGTAATTATTAATgtaatttggtaaaaaaaagaTTGTAGTGGTCTGATACGTTAAAAAAGGATATGAGAAGCAATTGAGAAGCGGATAAAGAGAGAGATGGCGTGTGGATGCTGTTGGCGTTGGCAATGGGTGGAAGCCAAATCCATGGGATTGCAATGTTGCTACTCTTCCTCAGCTGCAAAGACCAAGACCAGTCTCACTCTTCGTTTTCCTCTTCCTTCTCCTCCTCGTCCCGTCTCTGTTTCTGTCTCTGTTTCTGCTCTTTCCGATGATAACTCTCGCACTGCCACTAACGGAGAAGACATCAAAGGGTCGGGAACTACCGCCCGACGTCGCAGACTGCTCAAGGTTCGAGAAGAGAAACAGCAGCGGGAATACGAGCGGCTTCACAACTACCCTGCTTGGGCAAAGTAACCCTGCTTCTCTTCATTCCTCCATCAACAATGCTTCTTCTCTTTATGAATTAATGCTCTGTTTTTCCTTCAGAGTCCTGGAGAATGCCTGCAGAGACGATGAAGAACTCCGTGGCGTTCTTGGAGATAGCCTTGGCAACCCTGAACTGATGAGGAAACGGGTTGAAGATAGGGTTCGAAGGAAGGGCCGAGATTTTCAAAAGTCAAAAACAGGATCCGTCCTTGCTTTCAAAGTCACCTTTAGAAAGTAAACAAACATCCCTTTTCCACACTTTCTCTGTATTTATCAAAACCCATTTTCAATTTGACTCTGTATTCCCTCTTGCAGCTTCAAAGTCACCTTTAGAAAGTAAACAAACATCATTATACCATATTTGCATTTCCACACTTTCTGTGTATTTATCAAAACCCATTTTCAATTTGACTCTGTGTTCCCTCTTGCAGCTTCAATCCAATTGATTCGTTTATCTGGTTTGAATTGTTTGGACCACCATCAGATAGGGATGTTAATCTCATCGGTAATGTAAGTGTTTGGTTTAGACTTTTAGCTTTTAGTTATATACTTGTATTTGTTCATGAAATCTATCTGTAATATTCATGTAAAATGCAGGTTATTCAATCATGGTATGTCATGGGTCGCCTTGGTGCCTTCAATTCATCAAATTTGCAGGTTAGGCCATGTTCACTTCTTCAGTTTTCTGTTGCTGTGTCATAGTAATTTAGTCACACGTGTTAGATTTAAGGATATGTAGGTTATAATGAAATCAGACGCTCAGTATTTTCTGTTGACTTGAATTCCTCTGATGTGTGTGGCTGTAGCAGGAGATTCTCCTCCATCCAATAAGTCCATAGCTAGAAACTCTGAGCAGTGTCCTTAACTTTGCTATGCAGTACACAGCACCTTGTGCAGCCAGAAGTTTCTGTAGTTATTGCACCTTGTTCAGCACATATGAGAACATCACCTTTGCCTAGTTGTCTCCCATAGTTTCCCAATTTGGCCTTGCCAACCAATCACCACCCTATTTGTTCCAGTTTCTCCTTGGAGTCTTTCAGTTTTGTTTCCAACCATTCATTTTTCATCAAagtttaataacttttttttcccAGAAAGGGATATCGCCAACACATATTGAGCCTGTGAAGACTGTTGAAATAGGAGCTttttagaaaggaaaaaaagaacatttttaatgttgtttctCTAACCAAGTAGCCTAAATTGCCTTCTATATGAAGTAGGTTTAATGCATATTAGAAACTAGTAATAACTTAAATTGCTCCTTTGTAAATTTTTAGTTGGCCTTCAATTGTTGTTTAGAAATATCGTCAATTCTAGCATAGTGCAAGATGATATGTTCATGATATGCCTGCAGGAGCTGAGTCATGGCATTGTCTTCTATTTCTAGCTTCCTACTTGTACCTTTACATTCTAACAAGAACTGAATTATCTTGAATTGATGACAGATGACAAATTCATCAATGGAGTTTGATCCACTATATGATGCAGAAAAGGGTTTCAAAGTGATGCCATCATCTTTCCATGATATCAGTGATGTTGAGTTCCAGGACAACTGGGGTCGTGTTTGGTATTAACTCTAGAACTCAGCTCTTtaaaagtgaaataaaaaataaataaaaacttgttttataacgaaggttaaaaaaaatggaTGCATATAAATTTTTGAACTATAATAAGCCTTTTAAAACAAGTATATGCTATAAAATGTTTTACGGAATAAGTAATTTGCTAAGGatgaaaagaaataaattgGGTAGGTAAAATAATCATTAAGGCTTAGGTAGGCGAATAAGTTAGAACATTGTGATGAAAGAGAAAGAATAATACATTGTGATGAGATGAAggaataaagtaaaaaaaattgaagtaaaaAGTTTCATATAAAATGTAATGTGtttgataaaattatattattatataactgTACAATATGTGATTTAATTAAACCATATTTAAGCTTTATACATATATCTTACAGGGTGGACTTGGGTACATGTGATTATTTTGCAATTGATGTGCTTCTCAACTGCCTAACTGTCTTGAGCTCAGAGTAAGTTTGAACACCAAACTGGTTGTGACTAAGTTGAAGATGTCTTGTTAGCTGTTTTATAAAAGCAACTGTGATGAACCTTTTTTCTGAATAGCAGATATCTTGGAATCCAACAAATTGTTTTTGGTGGTCGTCGCATGGGTGATTGGGAAGAGGGGATGACAAGCCCTGAGTATGGTTACAAATACTTCAAGATTTAAACCGGAACTCTTTGCAGTTCATTTCACTCAGTGCGTTGTACTCTCGATTTGGTTCAAAAAGGGTTTTAACATATGTGCATACGAAAACTTTTTGGGTGAGTTTAACTTAGTTTAGggtcattatttttatttggtcgAACTTTAGGGTGAGTTTAACCTGCTCAGGTTGTGCCTTGAGTGGAAAATGGCATTGCTCTTTAACGTATCTGTAATTTCATTATGAAGCTGAAGCGTGATCTTGTTGTATTTGAGGAAAGAATGATGGTAGGTACACAGCTAGATAGATTGACATAATTGTTTGCTTAAGCTCGTTGGCTTGGTCTCAAATGTTCTATGGAGTGTGTCTGAACATTCTTAAAACCTTCTCATAAGGTTTCCTCTTATACACACCAACATTCCTCTTATGCAATAATTTGTCGGTTAATATATATATGACAAATGGCCAATAACTGCCTTCGATAAATTTTAAGCAGCAGGAACAATGTAACAATTTAAGAGCAAATTTGTGTAAATAGGAGGATCGATATTAACCTACTATGTAAAATCCCCCGCAAGAAGCAAAAGATTGAAAATAGAGGTTATGTCACCGCTTCATACATATAACATATGcccattttttttatgtttaattgtttgattttgtaCTCGTTTAAAAGTTTGATTAGGAAACTTAGTTGCGACGGTGAACATTTGCTTCaagaattaaaatgaatttattcttaaaaagaacatttttcagTTACTAACCTATGAATGATGTTATAGAAAATTTAAAGTTAGAATCAATTCAGTGTTTTTATTTGAACTAGCATTTTGCTTTGGCTTTGGGCACCTTGACTTGAGCCTTGCCATTAAAACTTTTTTCCGAGTAAGAATTAGCCAAACAATACATTCATTACGTAGTTTACGCCTTAGTCTGGATAAACTCCAAGTGTCTTGAAAGATTAGTCTGAAAGTTCGTTTTTTAATAGCCTAAAATATGGAATCCTGAACAGATAATATGTAGATAGTCCATGAAAATACCTGATCATTTTGCATAGCTATGATCTCATGGGGCATAAAAGACACTAATCCATCGTCATATTCAAGCAAAAGCATTGAAAGAAAATCATACAAGAATAtgcaacaaataaaaatatgaacGGCTCCACTCACTATGCATAAAGGCACTTAAAGAACcataacaaaaataatgtaatttcgAAATATGATTAGACAGGCAGTAGTATCTTGCGCCACATAATGGGTTAGTTGTGGAACGGACTTAGATCTTCACATGAAGCAGATGACGACTGGTTAGAGTCAGCTGTGCAACCATCAGCAGAGGGTGACATCTCTCAAGCTTTGGCTTCGAGTATATGTCGCAGAATTAGCAGTTATCTCAGTGCCTCCACTAATCAATTTCCATTAACTTTTAACGGCAATAAATGTACATacatgaaaaggcttctttcgATGCCAGAGGACGATGCATCAAACTATTCGGTGGCTTGTTTAGAGGTTTAAATCTTTAAAATGCACAAAACCCCCAAAAGCACCGCCAAAACATGAGCAACAGAAATAATTGAACCAGGACAGGATCATGAAACATCTTGTAAAGCCAAATTCAACTCGTGTGCAGATTTTGCAATTGATCCTCCTCTTCTACAGGTGGAGACAACAAATAATGTGAAATTAGCACGACATATTCTACATCACCACAATAATATATCAGCTCGCTAAATCTCAGTTACTCAAGTATTCGTGATTTTTGAGCTTTCAAATATTAATCTTTCTACGTTACCGTAGGAGTTCAAGCTAAATATGTTTGAAACTATTTATCATTACTAGCATTTCAAATCCAGCTTAAATAAAAGGACATATTTTATCCAGAAAagccaaaaataaaatatgaactTATACCTTGAAAGAGAGGGTAAAAAACGTTTGACTTTTTCAAGTTCTGGGAAGCAGAGGTTGCAACGTTCTAGCCTGCCGTCATTAACAAGCAGCACAAAATGaatgagtatatatatatatatatatatatatatatatatatatgcatatattattatatatataaaaagctCTGAGGAATTAACAAAACCTTTTCTCTGCCTCGATATCAACACCAACGGGTTGTGGAGCCGATACAGTTGAATAGATAACCGAACCAAATATTCTGACCAGTTTCAATAGCATTTCCAAGGATATTCCTTGATGTCTACAGATATAAGAATATCAAATATATCAACACAACTAAATCtatcaaattataatttaaatatataaaaacatcaAAATTACTCATGTTCTATACACGGATACAATCAAACACAGATGAAAATTTTGTAACTGGAAAAAATTAAAGGGATATGGTCAACTAGACCTTGACAGCTGATCTAAACATGAATGCCCAAAGACACATTACAAATGATTACTTGTAGAATTTATTGCATAAATGATCCCAAATTATTGATGGTTAGTCATAAAACATGCAATAAAAAGCCAAAGAGCTTGTAGCTCACTTGAAACCAGCTCAAATTTGAAGCATCATCTCTAACTCCAAGACAGGAGCTTGTATCAGAAGAGATATCACTCACCTTTCCATTTCACTTTGTAGAAGGTGAGTTAGAAGTGGCAGAAGACCAGTGCATATATCAAGTGTAATGATATCAATTTTTTCCATTATAATGCTAACAACATCCGCAATAACCTGGAATAAAAACCAATCACAGGAGTTTCaccaaatttaatatttatataagaaaattatgcaTACATAGTAACAATACCACTATAAGGACAAAATTTAATAACGGTAatgacaaaagaaaaaaaaaaatctcaatgcTCACAGCATGGTCATCCATCTTTGTCATTATGCCAATGACCTCGTTAACATCATTCCTTTCCCAACATCTGAAGACCATCTGCAATATAATGCTTTCAAAGTTAAGCAAATGTATAGTTGCAAGTAGGTATGGGTCAGTTACCAAAATTCTATTTAAGTCTATAGAAATCCTAAATGTTTCTTGAAGGGCATTTATCTTTTCTTACAAAACCCAATTTGCTTGATTCGGAAAATTACTCTGGGTCTGGCTGTCAATTCTTCAAATTGGTATGGGGACAACTTCAATTCGTCCAGAAAAAAAAAGCTTGGTTCAAACTTCAGAATGGTTCAGTTAGTTGTAGTGGTTCCACATATAAACAATTATAGAGCAATGATAGAACTTTCTGAGAAACATATTTGCTATTTCCTCTTTTTATGGGATAAAATGGCCTTAGCTTCTCTGTGGTGCTTGTCAAGTCATATGTTTCTTGTGAACTCCAGGTTATGTTTGTGGTAGACTCCAAACTCTATAGGATGGCATAATGAGAAATCAATTATCTAGaaaatatctcataatatctggAGTGATCGCTTAGGTGTGTTTTCCATACTTCGATCTTTCATGATTCGCTTTCTCAAATTAGGCTTACAAGAGtaatattagtataaataaGGATTATAGTTGTCTTTTGTAAGACATCAATAAACAccaaatatgaataatatattcTATAATAGGgagtttgttttctctttttctcctTTCCTACCCAAATCCCTATAATATATTATCCTCTCTGATCATGAAATTCTCTCCTCGAGCCTTTTTTTCTCTAATCAAAGAGGGGGGAAAAAGCTGAAGCACATAAGTTCATCCAACCCTGATCAATTGACATTCAACATTCAAAGACTCTTGCTCATTATCATATAACAGATAGCAGTTacacaaatcaaaataaattcaaaggactctgaaaaatatcataaaaccATAATTAAACCATCAATACCTGTAACTTAGCTGAACGAGCCATCATTGAACTGAGAAATTCATCATGTTGTTCCATCACATCAGCAATGGAATCCTCATCAGTATCAGAAACTGTAGCCTTTTCAGTAGAATGTGCTCTCTGTTTAACTTTGAGGAATAAGGAAATTACATCCtccaagaaaaaacaaaacagaaaaaaggACAGAAAAGACAAAGCAAACAACTGTCTCCTCAatacaattaaattaaacataaaGCAGACGTTCAGTAGGAAAATTCTTTCCAGGTTTTCAAGAATCTTAGGCTATCAATGCTAAATACCCATGTTTGGTATGACAACTTTAAAAACCGTTCTCAAGAATCTAACATTCCCAGGAATAGGTTTTTAACTATGTTTCCTAgcaaaattatatatttcaattCCAATAATATGTTAGACATTCCATACATATTTATAACATtcccaaaaaatattatttttaggagatgattgcaaaaaaaaattttaaaaaagcaTATACTAAACACCCCCAAAGTTGGTAGAGAATCCATGGATTGATTATACCAGTATTTTTTAAGTGTTCTTTAAGTATGTCAGTAAACAAAGCTATGAAAAATTAATCATCATAAGAAAcagaaaatagaaataaaaaggCTATAAATTATTATAGCAAACAATAGAATTGGTATAGTACCCCACTGAAAGGGAGCACATGAACTGATGATATCCTTCCGTGAGAAATCCCTTGTCTAGGTCCTTCATAATTAAGAGGTCGTTCCCTCTTTTCTAAATTGAGAAGTGATCGCATTCTCCCTACGTATTATAAAGAGTATAAAATTAAGAAACCATTTATATTAATGACATGACAACCAACAGTTCACAAAAAGAAGTATACCTCCTTTTTGCACTTCCACAGAACATACATCCCTGTCCACTTTCAAGCTTCGAGCTTCATCTGGCACAGGACGGAATTCTAAACACTATTAATACATCACCCAACAGGACAAACACATCCagattttcacaaacaaatgCTCATCAATCATTGTAACAACCACAATAACATCAGGCAGTGGATGGATTTTTTTTGGGCGATTCCAAATTTTATTCAGGGAATAATCATCTATAAAAGCAGCAAAATTGGAAGAAGAAGGGGACGAATTTTTTCGAGACCAAGAACCATACCACGCTGAACACTCGCATTGATCTGGGAAGAGACCGTCCCTCTCATGACTCTTTACCCAGAACAGAAGGATTAAAGGAGACTAAACAGTCTCAAGACACCTAGCATAATTTAAGCCTTTCAAAGATGTAGAAATACCTTGCGTGGAGCTTACAGAAGCGGGGAAATTATTTCTATCTGCAAAACTACTTAATTCATTGCCCTTAGATGCTGCAGATTCAGTAAGAGGAGAGGGGAGGGGCTTATCCACATCATCTCTATTGTTTGAAAATTTACGCACATCTGCTGCCTTTGACTGTAAGGGGAATGGCATTGTTCTTCCAGCAACTCCAACTTCTTTTCTAGAATCAGCTACAGGCTCTGACCTCAAGCTAGTTCTGGGTACAATTACAGGTATAATATCTGATTTATTGACAAGTGGAACACTGGCTGTTGTATGAGATTTCAAAGAAGTTCTTTTCTGAGCTGTTGTATTAAGAACTGTGGTTGAACCACCAGTTACTGTTTTCGGACCAGAGTTCAAATTGATCCTTTGAGGAGTACTTGGTGCACTTCCTGTGGCTTCATGCAATCCATAAGTCACATAGTGagaaaataatgattaatcGATAACGGGAtccaaatacaataaaaattacataaacaattgaataaaaacaaattccaaaaataataaaaaaagaaattgagaAATCAGGAAGGATATATACATGGCAAACATTTTCCCTCCTTTAAGGGGTCTGAATCTTGAGAAGAAACTGACAACCTTCCAAGAGATCTCGTTTCCTTTAGTAATTGATCTGGATTTTGTGAAACAGATAGCCTAGCCTTAGCAGTGATCTCATTCAGAACAGTCATATTTCCTCCTGAGGATTTAGTTTCTGAATGACCATTTAGATGGTTCACACTATTAAGTGCATATGGTTCTATACGCTGGACAACAGAACAGAAATGTAAAAGAGGCACATTAGTATTGAATGGTATATCAAATACAATTCAACCACTCCTATAAGCAGCAAAATTTTCTCTTGAAGATAAGTGCCTATACCGATATGTCCACCACCCAGACTCCAACACAGCTTTGATTGTATGAGCAGCCAAGAAGTTTTCCTTCATGAACATTAAGATCTGACAATTTAGACCAACCCACATCCACCACATCATGGCATCTTATAGGTTCCCACGAGAAAACCTAAACAGAACCAGGTAGAACATTAATACCTTCATAAATTATTTGCCTCAAATAAATAAACCAAAAAATAGAGCTTACCTTCAAACTCTCGTGTAAACCACAAAGCAAGGTCCTCCCATCAGGACTAAAAGTAAGAGAACGCACTCCAGATGTCTaacatataagaaaaaataatccaAATAAACCAAAATTAACTTGACAGATTCATCCTGGAGAAAATGGTCATTTTACTATGATAAAAGATACCTCAGGACCAGCCGAACCAATAAGCTCAAAGGTTTCAAGGTCCCAGAATTTAACCGTTCTATCTGCCGAACCTAAACACGGGAAGagataaatgaaataaaattaaaccaCATTTACTTATATTCCAAAAAGTACCGTATAAGttgaatttaatttctaaaCTTGATCTAGTCAAAAAAGAACTTCCAATTTAATGGTTGGattattgaaatttaatatatgCATAGAGTTAGCATGGAATGGAGTAAATCCCCAAGCTACTGAGTTGAGCATTTAAAAGCTCAAGCCTCACTCGTTTAACAAACAaacttgttggagatcccacatcgactagagagaAAAATATTTCATAGTTTATCCgtgggtgcaaatctcactttataaaccggttttataagattgagttaagcttaaagttcactcATTAATATAAGATAAACTCGTTAAATTCTGAATGAACTGAGGTGAGTTGCTTGTAAGATCACAACGCACAAGTTGACTTGGTTCGATTCAAGCCTTGAGCTTATCAGGcgttgaaaacaaaattttaaaacataactTATTTTGTACTTATTTTAATTAGAGATAAGTCAGGCATAACTCAACCCTAAAAGCTAGTTCAAGGGGGATGAATTACCCAAGTCCTGTAAGGAACTATTGTATGTCGAACTGATGTGAAACATCTGAACACACATTCCCTCACACCTAGAACTGCACATCCATAGTTGATTCAACATTGACACTTGGATAGACAACACCGCAGTAAGAGAAATGGGGTCAAACCTAACTAAGCCTTAAAACATAGCTAAAGGGAGAGAATTATCCAAGTCTTGGAAGGTCTACTTTATCCATATTCTGAACTAATGGGAGGGGAATAACAATTTTCATAAGCTAAACAAAAACATACAAAATAAGTTACTGCAAAAGCTCAAAACAGCACATGCAAAAACACCTTGAGAGTCTGGATAAGGTTCAAACACcatgtttgttttgtttttatatttaaataacatgTTTCACTCATAGTTAAAGCAATGCGACCAAAAAAtcgaaaacaaaatgaaaataatttcatgtttttgtaattgtaaatattaaagaaaacatatcaactgaaaatgaaaacaaagaaCAAACCAAACACTGTCTCTTGCTAAGGTAGAAAGGTACTTATTTTCATGATTTCATCAGAAAAGTAAGGCTGACCTGTTGCTAGTAGAAATTCATTGGGATGAAAATCTATACACTGGATCTGGCCTTCGTGGCATTTAAAGTCATGCAAGAGCTTCCCCGCAGTCAGATCCCATAACTGCAAAAATAAACCTTATAACTTAcataattgtttaaaaaaaaaagtaaattatttgCAAGTGTAGTACAACCAGACATGCCAAAATTACATTAATCACAgttcataaaaatattaagataaatatGTTGCACACTATGCACTAATGTTCATGATAATCAGTATAGAATTTACAGACCTTTTAAGAAGTCATACTAAAGTCTATATTAAGTGGATATTAGATAGCTCGCTTCAAATTCAGTGGCAAAGGAAAcacttcttttatatatatatatatatatatatataaacacatgggagaaaaatattaataaaaaggtAATCACTAAAAGTGGACCCAAGAATGCAGCAAGCTGTCCATTCTCACTACATGCCACTAGGACAAACAAACTTCTTCAAATAATACAAGAAAATATCCAacaaaacaagaagaaaaaactataaaaaaaagtaatgattGTAAGTATCGTCACGTCACTAGGAACAAGTAACTTTGAAATAAGCCACATGCAAAGAAAGGCTAAACATTATCACATCCTAAAGCTAGTTTAGAGCAAACGACATCATTAAAGTAATGCACGCATTTTCCCTCCAATAAAATGCACAAAATGAATTCATAAACAGAACACAACCACAAAATTTTAGTCCCTTTATTTTTGCATAACCTTTTTATAAAGAGCCGTGGAAAGTTGAGGGCATTTTGCTTGTttacaaataaattttgtattgcTTGGATTGTGAGAGGAAGGGTACAATATAAGCTTCAACAAGACCATTCTACACACCGCTAAAAGCCACCTCAAGAAACCTACACCCTACCTAACCCCAAGATTATATTCCCATTCACAGTCTGTGAAGAAGTAGAATTCCAACAGTAGACAACCCTAGTTGACTTCATAGTACACCTAAAGTTTTGCAAATCCCACCATGGACAGCTTA
This region includes:
- the LOC137836632 gene encoding pyruvate kinase, cytosolic isozyme — its product is MANIDIEGILKELPNDGRIPKTKIVCTLGPASRSVEMTEKLLRAGMNVARFNFSHGTHDYHQETLNNLKIAMHNTGILCAVMLDTKGPEIRTGFLQDGKPIQLKEGQEITITTDYDIKGDPEMISMSYKKLPDHLKPGNTILCSDGTITLTVLSCDPDAGTVRCRCENTATLGERKNVNLPGVVVDLPTLTEKDKEDILEWGVPNKIDMIALSFVRKGSDLVNVRKVLGPHAKNIQLMSKVENQEGVLNFDEILRETDAFMVARGDLGMEIPVEKIFLAQKMMIYKCNLVGKPVVTATQMLESMIKSPRPTRAEATDVANAVLDGTDCVMLSGESAAGAYPELAVKIMSRICIEAESSLDYGAIFKEMIRSTPLPMSPLESLASSAVRTANKARAKLIVVLTRGGSTAKLVAKYRPAVPILSVVVPVLTTDSFDWTCSDETPARHSLIYRGLIPILGEGSAKATDAESTEVILEAALKSATEKGLCQPGDAVVALHRIGAASVIKICIVK
- the LOC137836634 gene encoding uncharacterized protein, whose product is MACGCCWRWQWVEAKSMGLQCCYSSSAAKTKTSLTLRFPLPSPPRPVSVSVSVSALSDDNSRTATNGEDIKGSGTTARRRRLLKVREEKQQREYERLHNYPAWAKVLENACRDDEELRGVLGDSLGNPELMRKRVEDRVRRKGRDFQKSKTGSVLAFKVTFRNFNPIDSFIWFELFGPPSDRDVNLIGNVIQSWYVMGRLGAFNSSNLQMTNSSMEFDPLYDAEKGFKVMPSSFHDISDVEFQDNWGRVWVDLGTCDYFAIDVLLNCLTVLSSEYLGIQQIVFGGRRMGDWEEGMTSPEYGYKYFKI
- the LOC137836633 gene encoding katanin p80 WD40 repeat-containing subunit B1 homolog KTN80.3; this encodes MTTKRAYKLQEFVAHASSVNCLKIGRKSSRVLVTGGEDHKVNLWAIGKPNAILSLSGHSSGIDSVSFDSSEVLVAAGAASGTIKLWDLEEAKIVRTLTGHRSNCTSVDFHPFGEFFASGSLDTNLKIWDIRKKGCIHTYKGHTRGVNAIRFTPDGRWVVSGGEDNTVKLWDLTAGKLLHDFKCHEGQIQCIDFHPNEFLLATGSADRTVKFWDLETFELIGSAGPETSGVRSLTFSPDGRTLLCGLHESLKVFSWEPIRCHDVVDVGWSKLSDLNVHEGKLLGCSYNQSCVGVWVVDISRIEPYALNSVNHLNGHSETKSSGGNMTVLNEITAKARLSVSQNPDQLLKETRSLGRLSVSSQDSDPLKEGKCLPSTGSAPSTPQRINLNSGPKTVTGGSTTVLNTTAQKRTSLKSHTTASVPLVNKSDIIPVIVPRTSLRSEPVADSRKEVGVAGRTMPFPLQSKAADVRKFSNNRDDVDKPLPSPLTESAASKGNELSSFADRNNFPASVSSTQDEARSLKVDRDVCSVEVQKGGRMRSLLNLEKRERPLNYEGPRQGISHGRISSVHVLPFSGRAHSTEKATVSDTDEDSIADVMEQHDEFLSSMMARSAKLQMVFRCWERNDVNEVIGIMTKMDDHAVIADVVSIIMEKIDIITLDICTGLLPLLTHLLQSEMERHQGISLEMLLKLVRIFGSVIYSTVSAPQPVGVDIEAEKRLERCNLCFPELEKVKRFLPSLSRRGGSIAKSAHELNLALQDVS